The Caldisalinibacter kiritimatiensis genome contains the following window.
AGGAGAGTTTGTATTGACTAAAGTTGTTATTATTGGTGGAGGATGGTCTGGATGTGCAGCTGCTTTATCTGCAAAAAAAGCTGGTGCAGATGTTGTATTAATAGAAAAAACAGATATGCTTTTAGGACTGGGTAATGTTGGTGGTATAATGAGAAATAACGGTAGATATACTGCTGCCGAAGAGAATATCCATTTAGGTGCAGGTGAGCTGTTCAATATAACAGATAAAGCTTCTAGGCATAGAAATATAGAATTTCCAGGTCACAAACATGCCAGTTTATATGATGTTACAAAAGTTGAACCCATGGTAAGGAGACTCTTAAAAGAAAAAGGAATAGACATAAAATTACAAACTCGAGTCATAGATGTTGAAACTAAAGAAAATAAAATAGAGTATATATTAACGTATAATGAGGAAAAAATAAAAGGTGATGTATTTATAGAAACAACAGGCTCTACTGGACCTATGGGCAATTGTTTGAAATATGGTAATGGATGTTCTATGTGCATCCTGAGATGCCCTTCTTTTGGCCCTAGAATAAGTATTAGTCATAGAGCAGGAGTTGAAGATATATTGGGGCAAAGGGGTGATGAATCATACGGAGCTTTTAGTGGTTCATGTAAACTTAATAAAGATTCTTTAAGTAAAGAGATAAGAAATGAGTTAAATGAAAAAGGTGTAGTAGTTTTACCTGTACCTAAAGAAGATGTGAAAATGGAAAAATTAGACTTAAAAGTTTGTCAGCAATACTCACTTAAAGAGTTTGCCGAAAACATAATTCTATTAGATACTGGCCATGCTAAGTTAATGACTCCTTTTTATCCATTAGAGAAATTAAGAAAAATAAAAGGCCTTGAAAATGCTCGTTATGAAGACCCTTACTCAGGTGGTAAAGGTAATTCGGTGAGATATCTTTCTATGGCGCCTAGAAATAATGCTATGAAAGTAAAAGGTTTATATAATCTTTTATGTGGTGGAGAAAAGTCAGGCCTTTTTGTTGGTCATACAGAGGCAATAATAACAGGAACGCTAGCTGGACATAATAGTGTACGTTTAAGTTTAGGTATGCCTTTATTAGAAATTCCTAGAACATTAGCAATAGGAGACATAATAGCTTACGCCAATGAGCAAATTAAAACAAAAGGCGGTTTAAAGAAAAGATATACCTTTGCAGGTTCAGAATATTTTGCTAGAATGAAGAAGTTAGATATTTATACAACTGACAGTAATAAAATTAAAAAGCGAATTCAACGAATGGATTTATTAAATATTTATGAAGAAAAATTAATATAGTATAGCTTTAAAATATTGTGATTTTCTTTTGAAAAACATTTTTAAATGTTATAATATACATTAGATAAAGGGAGTTGTTTCTATAATGAGGCTTCAAAAGTATATGGCTAAATGTGGAATAGCATCTAGACGAAAATCAGAACACCTTATTCAAAAGGGTCTAATAAAGGTTAATGGTAATGTTATAACAGAGCTTGGTTATAAAATAGACCCTGCAAATGATATAGTTGAATATAAAAATAAAATAATTAAAATGGAAGAAAAAAAAGTATATATATTATTAAATAAACCGGTAGGATATATAACAACTGTTAAAGACCAATTCAATAGACCAACTGTGCTAGATTTGATTAAAGAAGTTAAGGAAAGAGTATATCCTGTTGGTAGATTAGATTTTGATACTTCTGGATTATTAATCATAACTAACGATGGAGAGTTAACTTATAAACTAACTCATCCTAGTCACGAAATTGTAAAAACATATATTGCTAAGGTTAAAGGAATTCCTAATGAAAGTAAGTTAAATAATTTCAGGAACGGTTTATATATAGATGGTTACATTACTTCAAAAGCAGATATAAATGTTATTCGTGAACTTAAAAACTCATCTGTTTTAAAAATAAAAATACACGAAGGTAAAAATAGACAAGTAAGAAAAATGTGTGCTAAAATAGGTCATCCTGTTATAAGTTTAAAAAGAATAGCAATCGGTAAACTAAGACTTAATGATTTACCAAAGGGTCAATGGAGATTCTTAACTCAAAAGGAAATAGAATACTTAAAGAGTATTTAACAGATAAACTACTTCAACTTAAGGTACTAATTGTACTTAATTACAGTCATATTACAATCAAATTACTTTGATAGACCAATGTCTTTCGTCAAAAATTACAAATTATAAAAAATCATTGTGGAATCTTCCATGATGATTTTTTATAATATTATTATCTGAAAATACTATCAAATATATAATATGGAGGTTAAGAATGATAATTTCAAGAAAAGTAAAAGATGAAAATGAGTTATTTGAAAT
Protein-coding sequences here:
- a CDS encoding FAD-dependent oxidoreductase, yielding MTKVVIIGGGWSGCAAALSAKKAGADVVLIEKTDMLLGLGNVGGIMRNNGRYTAAEENIHLGAGELFNITDKASRHRNIEFPGHKHASLYDVTKVEPMVRRLLKEKGIDIKLQTRVIDVETKENKIEYILTYNEEKIKGDVFIETTGSTGPMGNCLKYGNGCSMCILRCPSFGPRISISHRAGVEDILGQRGDESYGAFSGSCKLNKDSLSKEIRNELNEKGVVVLPVPKEDVKMEKLDLKVCQQYSLKEFAENIILLDTGHAKLMTPFYPLEKLRKIKGLENARYEDPYSGGKGNSVRYLSMAPRNNAMKVKGLYNLLCGGEKSGLFVGHTEAIITGTLAGHNSVRLSLGMPLLEIPRTLAIGDIIAYANEQIKTKGGLKKRYTFAGSEYFARMKKLDIYTTDSNKIKKRIQRMDLLNIYEEKLI
- a CDS encoding pseudouridine synthase encodes the protein MRLQKYMAKCGIASRRKSEHLIQKGLIKVNGNVITELGYKIDPANDIVEYKNKIIKMEEKKVYILLNKPVGYITTVKDQFNRPTVLDLIKEVKERVYPVGRLDFDTSGLLIITNDGELTYKLTHPSHEIVKTYIAKVKGIPNESKLNNFRNGLYIDGYITSKADINVIRELKNSSVLKIKIHEGKNRQVRKMCAKIGHPVISLKRIAIGKLRLNDLPKGQWRFLTQKEIEYLKSI